The Haladaptatus paucihalophilus DX253 nucleotide sequence GCTTTTTCGATATCGAGACGACCGGGCTGAGCCACCACTCCAGCGTCGTCACCACGGTCAGCCTCCACCGCGACGGCGAGACGAAGACGCTCGTCCGCGGCGACGATTTGTCCGCAGACGCCCTTCGGCGCGAACTCGGCGAGTCGGACCTGATAGTCTCGTTCAACGGCAAGCGCTTCGACCAGCCGTTCCTCGAACACGAGTTCGACCTGTCGCTCGACACGCCCCACGTCGATTTGATGTACATCTGCAAGCGCCTCGGTCTCACCGGCGGCCTCAGCGCGGTGGAGTCCGACCTCGACATCAGTCGCGGCGGCATGGACATCGGCGGCGAGGACGCGGTTCGACTCTGGCACCAGTACGAAGCGGGCGACGAGGACGCCCTCGACGTTCTCGTCCGGTACAACCAGTACGACACGCAAAATCTGGAGACGATTCTCGACTACGCCTGCGAGACGCTCCACGACGACGTGTTCGCGCGACACCTCCCCTGACCG carries:
- a CDS encoding ribonuclease H-like domain-containing protein, which produces MRIENSFIPVRGVGEKTERKLWRNGVTHWDEFDPSYVGDATGDRIESFIATASEHLDDGNSAFFASAFPSGEGWRLYENFRSSTCFFDIETTGLSHHSSVVTTVSLHRDGETKTLVRGDDLSADALRRELGESDLIVSFNGKRFDQPFLEHEFDLSLDTPHVDLMYICKRLGLTGGLSAVESDLDISRGGMDIGGEDAVRLWHQYEAGDEDALDVLVRYNQYDTQNLETILDYACETLHDDVFARHLP